TCATGAAAGCCGAAACCTGCTTGATGTCTGAGACGCTCTGAAAAGAGCGGGCAAGAGGAGTAGAGAATGAAAAAGACTGTCGTCGTTGCAGTGCTGGCGGGCGCGTGCTTCGGGCCAATGGCCGTGGCGGAATCGGATTTGTACGTCACAGGTGGATATGCCGCCTTCGATAGTGAGGGCGCCACGATCAACGCGTTAACCTTGCGTGGTGGAATGGCCTTTCATGAAATTCTGGGCGGTGAGTTCGAAGCCTCCTTCGGGCTGGGCGCAGAAGATGTGGGCGGAAACCTGGGGTCTCAGGTCGAACTGGAGAACCAGTTTGGCGCCTATCTGGTTGGGCGCTACCCGGTTGCTCAACAAATCGATGTTCTGGCCCGGATTGGGTACACGACCGGAGAGTTCCAATCCTCAACCAGCGGCGTCACAGGCGATGCGGAGGTTGATGGG
This DNA window, taken from Hyphomonas sp. Mor2, encodes the following:
- a CDS encoding porin family protein; the protein is MKKTVVVAVLAGACFGPMAVAESDLYVTGGYAAFDSEGATINALTLRGGMAFHEILGGEFEASFGLGAEDVGGNLGSQVELENQFGAYLVGRYPVAQQIDVLARIGYTTGEFQSSTSGVTGDAEVDGLAFGLGGEYMFTEEFGVRADYTRIEAEDDSFDGGIDVFAIAGVFKFGDTR